The following coding sequences are from one Terriglobia bacterium window:
- the glk gene encoding glucokinase: MATTILAGDIGGTNTRLALFQSDAGPLRLAVEKIYPSRDYSGLEDIVSDFVKSLSANVSAACFGIAGPVVGGKAKVSNLPWTVDASQLQQQLGLAHVALINDLAAHASGIDGLAAADFVSLNSAEPGEGNAALIAAGTGLGEAGLYWDGTRRQPFACEGGHADFSPNNDLESRLYQYLAKKFGHVSWERVLSGPGLKNIYDFLRDSGSEPEPAWLRDQLTQAADASALISELGMEAKAAICERSLDIFIAAYGAEAGNLALRFLATAGVFVSGGIATKILPKLQEEAFLRAFISKGRMQPLLEKVPVKVITNDKVGLIGAARWALLGALSKERPSVMPSAKLDSTAG; the protein is encoded by the coding sequence GTTACGCCTGGCGGTGGAAAAGATCTATCCCAGCCGCGATTACTCGGGACTGGAAGACATTGTCAGCGACTTCGTGAAGAGCCTAAGCGCAAACGTGAGCGCTGCGTGCTTCGGCATCGCCGGTCCGGTGGTCGGTGGAAAAGCTAAAGTTTCCAATTTGCCCTGGACGGTGGATGCTTCGCAACTCCAGCAGCAACTTGGTCTGGCCCACGTGGCGTTGATCAATGATCTGGCGGCGCACGCGTCCGGCATTGATGGGCTGGCGGCCGCTGACTTTGTTTCCCTGAATTCCGCGGAACCAGGTGAAGGCAACGCCGCGCTGATTGCCGCGGGAACGGGCCTCGGCGAAGCCGGACTCTATTGGGACGGCACGCGCCGCCAACCTTTTGCCTGCGAAGGCGGCCACGCAGATTTTTCTCCCAACAACGATTTGGAAAGTCGGTTGTATCAGTATCTGGCGAAAAAATTCGGCCATGTAAGCTGGGAACGCGTCCTCTCCGGCCCAGGCTTGAAGAACATCTACGACTTTCTGCGCGACTCTGGAAGCGAACCGGAACCCGCGTGGCTGCGCGACCAACTCACACAGGCTGCCGACGCATCCGCGCTGATCTCAGAACTTGGCATGGAAGCAAAAGCGGCGATCTGTGAACGCAGCCTGGACATTTTCATCGCCGCGTACGGCGCGGAAGCGGGCAATCTGGCGCTGCGTTTTCTGGCCACCGCCGGAGTCTTCGTGAGCGGAGGCATCGCCACCAAGATTTTGCCCAAGCTGCAGGAAGAAGCATTTTTGCGGGCGTTCATTTCCAAAGGACGCATGCAACCGCTGCTGGAGAAGGTCCCGGTCAAGGTGATCACCAATGATAAAGTGGGGCTCATCGGCGCGGCGCGCTGGGCCCTGCTCGGCGCTCTTTCGAAAGAACGGCCCAGCGTAATGCCGTCCGCGAAATTGGATTCTACCGCCGGTTGA